One Deltaproteobacteria bacterium genomic window carries:
- a CDS encoding beta-N-acetylhexosaminidase, which yields MPDRLNSGLEGERAWTGSGRVRRCRRAKRFKMSRSSRIDMIRLIVKDGRIRAMALGLAALLLLGSCLARHQDGRDAVEEMVRSMSVEEKVGQLFMIGIPGPDLDGRTVERILERHVGSFVLFTKNCPDPESVARLTAGLQETAALTRLKIPVLVAIDQEQGRVTRLTTGVTLFPANYGLGRTADTANACEAARVTGAELAALGLSLDLAPVADVNSNPDNPIIGVRSFGEDPDQVAEMTAAAVRGYALAGEGSCLKHFPGHGDVDMDSHLDLPVLHKTLAELEAVELVPFRSGIEAGAPAVMTAHILYPALDPDRPATASRAVLQDILRSMLGFRGVVISDALDMQALSKHFDLPSLTVEIVNAGCDLLLFSENLPCPFTFEELLEPVLEAARSGAISRARLDEAVTRVLRLKDRFVRPPLPPEELGRVLRTAEHLAREREITLEVLGVNTDAGLFPVPVRAEGAALVTDRTRFLDFVPWMPGPRALVRSAEDEPVFRQALEGAGEVWILAGSRPLVDMSAKVLAGRDLTVRFFSLNDPYLERELPFVRSSYLNLFGEWVALGPAGEFVAGPGGN from the coding sequence ATGCCGGATAGATTGAACTCTGGGTTGGAAGGGGAACGGGCATGGACTGGCTCCGGTCGTGTCCGGCGATGTCGACGGGCGAAAAGGTTCAAAATGTCAAGGAGTTCGAGGATAGATATGATAAGACTGATTGTAAAGGACGGCCGGATTCGGGCCATGGCCCTGGGCCTTGCGGCCCTTCTGCTTCTGGGTTCTTGTCTGGCCCGGCATCAGGACGGCCGGGACGCCGTGGAGGAAATGGTCAGGTCCATGAGCGTGGAGGAAAAGGTCGGGCAATTGTTCATGATCGGAATTCCCGGCCCGGACCTGGACGGCCGGACCGTGGAGCGCATTCTCGAGCGTCATGTGGGGAGTTTCGTCCTCTTTACCAAGAATTGTCCCGATCCGGAGAGCGTTGCCCGACTGACGGCTGGCCTCCAGGAGACGGCGGCCCTGACCCGGCTGAAGATCCCGGTCCTTGTGGCCATCGACCAGGAGCAGGGCCGGGTGACCCGTCTGACCACGGGGGTGACCCTCTTTCCGGCCAACTACGGCCTGGGCCGGACGGCTGATACCGCAAACGCCTGCGAGGCGGCTCGGGTCACTGGAGCGGAACTGGCCGCCCTGGGCCTGTCCCTGGATCTGGCTCCGGTGGCCGATGTGAACAGCAATCCGGACAATCCCATCATCGGGGTGCGGAGCTTCGGGGAGGACCCGGACCAGGTGGCCGAAATGACGGCGGCTGCCGTGCGCGGGTATGCCCTGGCCGGTGAAGGTTCCTGCCTGAAGCATTTTCCCGGCCACGGGGACGTGGACATGGACAGCCATCTGGACCTGCCGGTCCTTCACAAGACCCTGGCCGAACTGGAGGCCGTGGAACTGGTTCCGTTCCGGTCCGGCATCGAGGCCGGGGCCCCGGCGGTGATGACCGCCCACATCCTCTACCCGGCCCTGGATCCGGACCGTCCGGCCACGGCCTCCAGGGCCGTGCTCCAGGACATCCTGCGTTCCATGCTCGGGTTCCGAGGGGTCGTCATCAGCGATGCCCTGGACATGCAGGCCCTGTCCAAGCATTTCGACCTGCCCTCTCTGACTGTGGAGATCGTCAATGCGGGGTGCGATCTATTGCTCTTCTCTGAGAACCTGCCCTGCCCCTTCACCTTCGAGGAGCTTCTGGAGCCGGTATTGGAGGCGGCCCGGTCCGGAGCCATTTCCCGGGCGCGCCTGGACGAGGCCGTGACCAGGGTTCTCAGGCTCAAGGACCGATTCGTCCGTCCGCCCCTGCCTCCGGAGGAGCTGGGCCGGGTTCTGAGAACGGCCGAGCATCTGGCCCGGGAGCGGGAGATCACCCTGGAGGTTTTGGGCGTGAACACCGACGCCGGTTTGTTTCCGGTTCCGGTCCGGGCCGAAGGCGCGGCCCTGGTCACGGACCGGACCCGGTTTCTCGATTTCGTCCCCTGGATGCCGGGCCCCAGGGCCCTGGTCCGTTCGGCCGAGGACGAGCCTGTGTTCCGGCAGGCCCTGGAAGGGGCCGGGGAGGTCTGGATCCTGGCCGGGAGCAGGCCCCTGGTGGACATGTCGGCCAAGGTCCTGGCCGGACGCGATCTGACGGTCAGGTTCTTTTCCCTGAACGATCCGTATTTGGAAAGGGAGTTGCCGTTCGTTCGATCGAGCTATTTGAACCTGTTCGGGGAATGGGTGGCCCTGGGGCCTGCGGGTGAGTTTGTGGCCGGGCCCGGGGGGAATTGA
- the rfaE2 gene encoding D-glycero-beta-D-manno-heptose 1-phosphate adenylyltransferase: MPVPLPTQSSIYPASKILATDQAGKLRTAVTGILVFTNGCFDLLHPGHVDYLHRASLLGDILVVGLNSDASIRRLKGSSRPVNPQDDRALVLAGLASVAHVVIFDQDTPLELITALQPDVLVKGGDWPVETIVGREVVLARGGRVLSLDLLPGHSTTSILKRIRAER, translated from the coding sequence ATGCCCGTTCCCCTTCCAACCCAGAGTTCAATCTATCCGGCATCCAAGATACTGGCAACCGATCAGGCCGGGAAACTGCGGACCGCCGTGACCGGAATTCTGGTCTTCACCAACGGCTGCTTCGATCTCCTCCACCCCGGCCATGTGGACTATCTCCACCGGGCCTCCCTACTGGGGGACATCCTCGTGGTCGGCCTGAACAGCGACGCCTCGATCCGCCGTCTCAAGGGCTCGTCCAGACCGGTCAACCCCCAGGACGACCGGGCCTTGGTCCTGGCCGGTCTGGCCAGCGTCGCCCATGTCGTCATCTTCGATCAGGACACCCCCCTGGAGCTGATCACGGCCCTGCAACCCGACGTCCTGGTCAAGGGCGGGGACTGGCCCGTTGAGACCATCGTCGGCCGCGAGGTCGTCCTGGCCCGTGGCGGCCGGGTCCTGAGCCTGGACCTTTTGCCCGGCCACTCAACCACCTCCATTCTGAAACGGATCCGGGCCGAACGATGA